A DNA window from Borrelia sp. HM contains the following coding sequences:
- the lptB gene encoding LPS export ABC transporter ATP-binding protein yields MFLGKRNKMKLIKENLSFNTNTHIVLKVDNIVKKYGEKLAVNGVTIDVNQGEVVGLLGPNGAGKTTTFYTIVGFIKANSGSVLLNGYDVSSLNMYERARLGIVYLPQEPSIFRELTVEDNILVALERREDLSQVERKMELENLLKEFEIKRIQYQKAYTLSGGERRRAEIARALAVSPYFLLLDEPFAGIDPIAISDIKDIIKILKSKNIGVLITDHNVRDAFDIVDRAYIIYQGQVLDEGNVDYIINSDKAKKLYLGKEFKL; encoded by the coding sequence ATGTTTCTCGGTAAAAGAAATAAAATGAAATTAATAAAAGAAAACCTTAGTTTTAACACTAACACTCATATTGTGCTTAAGGTAGATAACATTGTTAAGAAATATGGAGAAAAACTAGCTGTTAATGGGGTTACAATTGATGTTAATCAGGGTGAAGTTGTAGGTCTTCTTGGACCTAATGGTGCAGGAAAAACTACAACCTTTTATACTATTGTAGGTTTTATTAAAGCTAATAGTGGGAGTGTCTTGCTAAATGGTTATGATGTTTCTAGTCTTAATATGTATGAACGAGCACGGTTAGGAATTGTATATTTGCCACAAGAACCATCTATTTTTAGAGAACTTACAGTTGAGGATAATATTTTAGTTGCGCTTGAGAGGAGAGAAGACTTATCTCAAGTTGAGCGCAAGATGGAGCTAGAAAATCTTCTTAAAGAGTTTGAAATCAAGAGGATACAATATCAAAAAGCCTATACTTTATCTGGTGGAGAGAGAAGGCGAGCTGAAATAGCTAGGGCTTTAGCAGTTAGTCCATATTTTTTATTGCTTGATGAACCTTTTGCAGGTATTGATCCTATTGCTATTAGTGATATAAAAGATATAATAAAAATTCTAAAAAGTAAGAATATTGGGGTTTTAATTACTGATCATAATGTAAGAGATGCTTTTGATATAGTAGATAGAGCTTATATTATTTATCAAGGACAGGTGCTTGATGAAGGAAATGTTGATTATATTATAAATAGTGATAAAGCTAAAAAGCTTTATCTTGGTAAAGAGTTTAAATTATGA
- the recR gene encoding recombination mediator RecR, with product MVIKDLIDLVSKLPGIGKKTAIKMVYDILYSGEDYAKNLGQILINLHARVRECKNCYNFAEGEYCDICADLSRNKDLICVVETPQDLDVIESTREYNGFYFVLHGHLDPLKDIGPGRLNLDKLETCVRSLKAQEVIIATEFSIEGDVTANYISNILKDLDVNVTRIASGLPVGGRISSSDKITTLRALRLRLKM from the coding sequence TTGGTTATAAAAGATTTAATTGATTTGGTTTCTAAGTTGCCAGGTATAGGTAAAAAGACGGCAATAAAGATGGTATATGATATTCTTTATAGTGGTGAAGATTATGCAAAAAATTTGGGACAAATTTTAATTAATCTGCACGCTAGAGTAAGGGAGTGTAAAAACTGTTATAACTTTGCTGAGGGGGAATATTGTGATATTTGTGCAGATTTAAGTAGAAACAAAGATTTAATTTGTGTTGTAGAAACACCCCAAGACTTAGATGTTATTGAGTCTACTAGAGAGTATAATGGATTTTATTTTGTACTTCATGGCCATCTTGATCCTTTAAAAGATATTGGTCCTGGTAGGTTAAATCTTGATAAGTTAGAGACTTGTGTTAGATCACTTAAGGCTCAAGAAGTAATTATTGCTACAGAATTTAGTATTGAAGGGGATGTAACAGCAAATTATATTAGTAATATTTTAAAAGATTTAGATGTTAATGTTACAAGAATAGCATCCGGTCTTCCTGTTGGAGGTAGGATTAGTAGTTCTGATAAAATTACTACTCTTAGAGCTTTACGTTTAAGACTTAAGATGTAA
- a CDS encoding YmdB family metallophosphoesterase, with translation MSLRILVTGEVVGKPGIVVIKNFLSSFKQKKQIDFVISGNNFTTGFRGLCKRHAFLLKKYGIDVLTLGENAFVRAELNDYLDKYNFILKPLNYPTKLRGYSYFIYNVNGNKIAVIRLVGQTGITKYNFNNPFFAFDYFYERIKSHTSNIIVIFDSNTTAEVNAMFFYLKSRVSACFGTGKRILTADLRILDSTAVITDLGRVGSLNSVIGYDPKFEIDKFLKGFLNNRFTESWEGLGFNGVILEIDNGKSVCVEVVREYIEFDGNLDNRSDI, from the coding sequence GTGAGTTTGCGGATTTTGGTTACCGGAGAGGTTGTAGGTAAGCCTGGTATTGTTGTAATAAAAAATTTTTTGTCTTCTTTTAAACAGAAGAAGCAAATTGATTTTGTAATATCTGGTAATAATTTTACTACGGGATTTAGAGGGCTTTGTAAAAGACATGCGTTTCTATTAAAAAAATATGGTATTGATGTTTTGACCTTAGGAGAAAACGCATTTGTAAGAGCTGAACTTAATGATTATCTTGATAAATATAATTTTATTTTAAAGCCTCTAAATTATCCTACCAAATTAAGAGGTTATTCTTATTTTATTTACAATGTTAATGGCAATAAAATAGCTGTAATTAGACTTGTTGGACAAACAGGTATTACAAAATATAATTTTAATAATCCTTTTTTTGCTTTTGATTATTTTTATGAAAGAATTAAGTCGCATACGAGCAATATAATTGTCATTTTTGATTCAAACACAACGGCTGAAGTTAATGCTATGTTTTTTTATTTAAAATCTAGAGTTAGTGCTTGTTTTGGTACTGGTAAGAGAATATTAACAGCAGATCTTAGAATTTTAGATAGTACTGCAGTTATTACTGATCTTGGTAGGGTTGGTAGCTTGAATAGTGTGATTGGATATGATCCTAAATTTGAGATAGATAAGTTTTTAAAAGGATTTTTGAATAATCGATTTACTGAATCTTGGGAAGGGCTTGGTTTTAATGGTGTTATCCTTGAGATTGATAATGGTAAATCTGTTTGTGTAGAAGTTGTAAGGGAATATATAG
- a CDS encoding nucleoside-diphosphate kinase: MSILIQKTLCIIKPDGVRRGLIGNIISKFERAGLKIVAAKMVLVTREIAEAHYLYDDIALRHGEVVWRSLIDFIMSSPVFAFVIEGVEVIEVVRKFCGTTEPKMAFPGTIRGDFAYHSFNYANEKKFSVYNVIHASSNVADAFREISVWFKEDEILTYKRNDEVEHYYG; the protein is encoded by the coding sequence ATGTCTATTTTAATACAGAAAACTTTATGTATTATTAAACCTGACGGAGTGAGAAGGGGTTTGATTGGTAATATAATTTCTAAATTTGAAAGAGCAGGATTAAAAATTGTGGCTGCTAAGATGGTTTTAGTCACTAGAGAAATAGCTGAAGCACATTATTTATATGATGATATTGCCTTAAGGCATGGCGAGGTTGTTTGGAGATCTTTGATCGATTTTATAATGAGTTCACCAGTTTTTGCTTTTGTTATTGAGGGTGTTGAGGTGATCGAAGTTGTTAGAAAATTTTGTGGTACTACAGAGCCAAAAATGGCTTTTCCTGGTACAATAAGAGGTGATTTTGCATATCATAGTTTTAACTATGCAAATGAGAAAAAGTTTTCAGTTTATAACGTAATCCATGCTTCTTCTAATGTTGCTGATGCTTTTCGTGAAATATCTGTTTGGTTTAAAGAAGATGAAATTTTAACCTATAAAAGAAATGATGAAGTTGAACATTATTATGGTTGA
- a CDS encoding DNA adenine methylase has protein sequence MKLNIIMVDINMQVSIKPILKWAGGKTNLLKSILDNIPLIFNNYIEPFVGGGALFFALNLQNSIINDINSNLINFYKEIAYNLDNFLLGIEQYNHIPLTKEHYLNIRNSFNNANLTNLEKACIFLYLNKTCYNGLYRENSKGQFNTPFGQYKKISFYEVKNLQFASRLLRSVRILSTDFFYLLNFIERDDFVYLDPPYIPCSKTSNFTNYSRYGFDFKMHEKLLHFCDNIDQIGAKFLLSNSYTNSSLKLYKNYNVIFVDSKRVINSNPVGRGSIKEILVKNF, from the coding sequence ATGAAGTTGAACATTATTATGGTTGATATTAATATGCAAGTTTCAATAAAACCTATTTTGAAATGGGCTGGAGGAAAGACAAATTTACTCAAATCTATTTTAGATAATATACCTCTTATTTTTAATAATTATATTGAGCCTTTTGTAGGTGGAGGGGCATTATTTTTTGCTTTGAATTTACAAAACTCAATTATTAACGATATTAATTCTAATTTAATTAATTTTTATAAGGAAATTGCTTATAATTTGGATAACTTTTTATTAGGAATAGAACAATATAATCATATTCCTTTAACTAAGGAGCATTATCTTAATATTAGAAATAGTTTCAATAATGCAAATTTGACTAATTTAGAAAAAGCATGTATTTTTCTTTATTTAAACAAGACCTGTTATAATGGTCTTTATAGGGAGAATAGCAAGGGGCAGTTTAATACTCCTTTTGGTCAATATAAAAAAATTAGTTTTTATGAAGTTAAGAATTTGCAGTTTGCATCTAGGCTTTTAAGGTCAGTTAGAATTTTAAGCACAGATTTTTTTTATTTACTTAATTTTATAGAAAGGGATGATTTTGTTTATCTTGATCCCCCGTATATACCTTGCTCGAAAACAAGTAATTTTACGAATTATAGTAGATATGGGTTTGATTTTAAAATGCATGAAAAATTGTTACATTTTTGTGACAATATAGATCAAATTGGAGCTAAATTTTTGCTTTCAAATTCTTATACTAATTCTAGTCTTAAACTATATAAGAATTATAATGTTATTTTTGTTGATTCTAAAAGAGTGATTAATTCAAATCCAGTTGGACGTGGGAGTATAAAAGAAATTTTAGTGAAAAATTTTTAG
- a CDS encoding YbaB/EbfC family nucleoid-associated protein, with amino-acid sequence MSINPFDFLKNMSNFKGNIDNIKREISQIVVSGRAGSDVVIVEMNGEFVVKKVTVKEEFFSDLDNESLEHMIKSAFNDAISKVKEEIKSKTMGSIPFGI; translated from the coding sequence ATGTCAATAAATCCATTTGATTTTTTAAAGAATATGTCAAATTTTAAAGGTAATATTGATAACATTAAAAGAGAAATCTCTCAAATTGTTGTTTCTGGCAGAGCGGGAAGCGATGTTGTTATTGTTGAAATGAATGGAGAATTTGTTGTGAAGAAAGTGACAGTTAAGGAAGAATTTTTTAGTGACTTAGATAATGAGTCTCTTGAACATATGATAAAATCAGCTTTTAATGATGCTATTTCTAAGGTTAAGGAAGAAATAAAGTCAAAAACAATGGGTTCTATCCCATTTGGGATTTAA
- a CDS encoding Nif3-like dinuclear metal center hexameric protein → MTVKELSSTLDEMFKIKDYEDIDKSVNGLQVGNLRLKVKKIAFAVDASMATLKEAKDCDLLITHHGIFWSKSEKIISGMYEKVRWLIENDLSLYCVHLPMDAHPVYSHSKVFSDFLGFHSPISFANYKGFKLGIIAVSSLNFSEILKKIEAHNKHVLYYKQFKEHVQKVAIISGSGASFFEEALEHDIDLFITGDTSHQIYALAEEYGVNLIFAGHYFTETFGLMKLMDDLGNQKKLDVNFILQDTSL, encoded by the coding sequence TTGACTGTTAAAGAATTATCATCTACCTTAGATGAAATGTTTAAGATAAAAGATTATGAGGATATTGATAAAAGTGTTAATGGACTTCAAGTGGGTAATTTGAGATTAAAAGTTAAAAAGATTGCTTTTGCTGTTGATGCAAGTATGGCAACTTTGAAAGAAGCAAAGGATTGTGATTTATTAATAACTCATCATGGAATTTTCTGGTCAAAATCAGAAAAAATTATTTCTGGAATGTATGAAAAAGTTAGATGGCTTATTGAAAATGACTTATCTCTTTACTGCGTTCATTTACCAATGGATGCCCATCCTGTTTATTCTCATAGCAAGGTTTTTTCTGATTTTTTAGGATTTCATAGTCCTATTTCCTTTGCAAATTATAAAGGATTTAAGTTGGGTATTATTGCTGTTTCGAGTCTTAATTTTTCTGAAATTTTGAAGAAAATTGAGGCTCATAATAAGCACGTTCTTTATTATAAACAATTTAAAGAACATGTTCAAAAGGTAGCAATTATTAGTGGTTCTGGAGCTTCTTTTTTTGAGGAAGCGTTAGAACATGATATTGATTTGTTTATCACAGGAGATACTTCTCATCAGATATATGCTTTAGCTGAGGAATATGGTGTAAATTTAATATTTGCTGGTCATTATTTTACTGAAACTTTTGGTTTAATGAAATTAATGGATGATCTTGGTAATCAGAAAAAATTAGATGTGAATTTTATTTTACAAGATACTAGTTTATAA
- the pgeF gene encoding peptidoglycan editing factor PgeF, whose product MKIIEKELYYEFELDPSVKLIYTKKPFNLSIRDINSDNLSFIPKNKNIKYLKQLHTNVVYKVFDDFVNFQEGDGFVSSSGNIALLTYHADCLPIYIFDRSKKYIGLAHSGYKGSFKLIILKMLLMFESMGSNFNDLKVVFGPYNRSCCYEVSLELFEEVNSKFSKKLLDMSFYKKDDKIYFDNADFNLELISNFNLDIEDSGLCTYCSRNLYSYRKFRGKRSYASIWRT is encoded by the coding sequence ATGAAAATAATAGAAAAAGAACTTTATTATGAATTCGAATTAGACCCCAGTGTTAAGTTGATCTATACTAAGAAACCTTTCAATTTAAGTATAAGAGATATTAATAGTGATAATTTAAGTTTTATTCCTAAGAACAAAAATATAAAATATTTAAAGCAATTACATACTAATGTTGTTTATAAAGTCTTTGATGATTTTGTTAATTTTCAGGAGGGAGATGGATTTGTTTCTTCTTCTGGTAATATTGCTCTTCTTACTTATCATGCAGATTGTCTACCAATATACATATTTGATAGATCGAAAAAATATATTGGACTTGCTCATAGTGGATATAAGGGTAGTTTTAAGCTTATAATTTTGAAGATGTTACTTATGTTTGAAAGCATGGGTTCAAATTTTAATGATTTGAAAGTTGTCTTTGGTCCTTATAATAGATCTTGCTGTTATGAAGTTTCTTTAGAGCTTTTTGAAGAAGTAAATTCAAAATTTAGTAAAAAGTTATTAGATATGTCTTTTTATAAAAAGGATGATAAAATATATTTTGATAATGCTGATTTTAATTTAGAATTGATTTCTAATTTTAATTTAGATATTGAGGATTCAGGCTTGTGTACTTATTGTAGTCGCAATCTTTATTCTTATAGAAAATTTAGAGGAAAGAGAAGTTACGCTTCGATTTGGAGAACTTAA
- the lspA gene encoding signal peptidase II: MNINKQRLINNLIFVSTLVFFDQLSKYLIVKYVRIGTEYFSFFGDFFKIIHVRNTGILFSIGSNIDSSLKNLFFLIAPIIVLAFVCICILKERNRIARISLLLILSGGIGNIIDRIFRPLGVVDFLDIKFFGIFGLQRWPTFNFADTYVVIGMTLFIIYDLFVIKKKY, encoded by the coding sequence ATGAATATAAATAAGCAAAGACTAATAAATAATTTAATATTTGTTTCTACTTTGGTTTTTTTTGATCAATTATCTAAGTATTTAATTGTTAAATATGTAAGAATTGGAACTGAATATTTCTCTTTTTTTGGAGATTTTTTTAAAATAATACATGTTAGAAATACTGGTATTTTATTTTCAATAGGTTCTAATATAGATTCTAGTTTAAAGAATTTATTTTTTCTTATAGCTCCGATTATTGTATTAGCTTTTGTTTGTATTTGTATATTAAAAGAACGCAATAGAATTGCTAGAATTTCTCTTTTATTGATTTTATCTGGGGGCATTGGGAATATTATTGATAGAATTTTTAGACCTTTGGGAGTTGTAGATTTTTTAGATATTAAATTTTTTGGTATTTTTGGACTTCAAAGATGGCCCACTTTTAACTTTGCAGATACTTATGTTGTTATAGGAATGACTTTATTTATAATTTATGATTTATTTGTAATAAAAAAAAAGTACTGA